The following nucleotide sequence is from Anopheles stephensi strain Indian chromosome 3, UCI_ANSTEP_V1.0, whole genome shotgun sequence.
GTATGGAATAAATATCTTCCCGCTAATGTTCTTTGTCAGACGAAGGCAATTTAAATGCTCGTGGTTGTGTCTTCTGCGGGCGGTTAGTTGGCGCGAGTTGACGTAATTTAAAAGGTCAAAATTATTTCAGGAAATAGACATTCTTTTCGAAATATACTATCTCTCAATTCAATGTGCTCTGGGTCGTTTGAATCCTGGCGACGCTAACAGGCTTTTTCGAAAGTCAAAGGATAACATCATATGTTCGGAGAAGGACTTCACTTCAACCAGGCACTAGAAAGGGCTTATAGGATTATGGGTGATCACATCTTTGAAGACGTCCAAAACTTTACCTATCTTGGGTCAAAAGCTGGAACATGGAAGTTGAAGTTCTTGTAAGAGTGCTGCTGGCCAAGCTTCCATAGAAAGATGTCCAGAAAGATTTTTGGACAAAGGAGAATTCGAGTCCTCTGAGCTTTTAAGGAGCAAATAAAGCTCACCCTGCTGCTCAAATCATGAGCACGAGCCAGTCCGTAAAATCCTTTAAGACCCTTAAGCTGGACAGAGAAGGCATGGTAAATGGAGTTGGAGTTAAGGTGTTAATAGGTCCCCCGGATAACCCGGAACGATGGATAATGGCGGAAAGGTCTTCCGCAGCAGACTAATCATCATATCATGACCTATCTACAAGTAAAAGCCTGACTCACGTCACGAGAATGTCACCAGACAACCAGTCTCGTTACCTATATCTGTGCTAAAAGCTCCAAAGGATCAAAGTACTTAGAACGCACTGTTCTACCAAGAGCAAATATTGTAGCTTAAGCCCTCTTCAACTTTTGGCGAACAGTACTTCCAAatccattttttattgttcatcCTCAAAAGCAAACCCTCCTCTCCTGGAATCGCTCTTCAAAGCAGGTGAACAGTTTTCTCAACTCAGCACCAACAGCACAAAGCAGATGCTGCTGTGCATTTAAAATCAAAGCTCCTTCTGCCAATGCAGGGCACACCGGGGTACAGCGAGCCAATGCTCTtaacacagcagcaacacagtTTATGCAAACGGagtgaaaacaaataaacaaaactacTCGCGTCATAGCTCCACTCCAcctcggtggtggtgtgtggaaaaaaGCCCGGCCACGGGAAGCTTCTCGGCACAGCACACGTCCCTTGCCGCCCGTACGTACCTTTCCGCTTCCTATGGCCGGGGATAATCCTCGAGGGCACTTGAAGAAGAATAATTGCAATGCGGTACCGGAATCTGCTCGTGTGTGGAGTTGCATTTTTGTGGGGAAAAATGGCgccggttggtggtggtggggctGGTTAAATGCTACACTGCACAGTTAATTTCTGGATCCGGACACAACGGGAAAGTGGTTTTGTAAAAtgggttttccattttcgaaGAATGAAAGTGTCAAAGAACATTATCTTCCACGTGGGACTGCTGCCTGGGACGCGCTCGTGGGgtggaaaaagtgaaaaatgagCTTCCGctcgtcgtgtgtgtgtgtgtgtggcggggGGTGGTGATAATGTGAAGGGAATGTGGTCGGGTGAGGCCATAAGAAAATGGTTATGGAGTGcaaaatgaatatttcattATTCAAATGCTTCAAACGATTAGCTTGCTGGGCGGCCATCGGCGATCGGAGTCGGAGGAGGGCGCAGCGTCTGAAACGGGTAACGACTGCGAAAGCTTTTCGCTTTCCCTTTCGTTCTAGGAATTGAAAGCGGCGGCTTGCGCTACTCTAAAGGGGATTCTTGGTGGgaaatggaataaattttaattatggCTACCGATTCGGGGAACTGCTTCTTCGAGATGCGAGAGCGCAACGTTGCAGCGCCAGTGCACATGGCGGCGCCGGAGAGTTCTTGGAAGATGAGTTAATTATAAAGCTTGGATAATTGTTTAAGTGGTGTCCGGTTTGTTACAGCGCAAATCAAACCTTAATTAGTTCCCAAAATATCCGCAAAAGTTAACAAACTTTGAGTTTCAATTTTGCTGTTCTCTTCTAACCAAAAATTTGCTCAGTCTCTTAACGAGGAAATCTGATCCATTCAACATTCCGTAATCCTTTCCCGCCTTTGTTTTCCTCCAATGAGTACCGGTGACTGGTGACCGGTGAAAAGAAGACGGAATacaggagaaagaaaaaagcagaCCAAACAACGTGGTAGACCCAGCTTGAACGGATGCTTTTCCCATCCCACGGTACGGAACAAGGCCGGAAAGGCACGAGTCGAAATATCaaaatcgaatgaaatattcattCCCAGAGGAAGGAAGAAGCAAGCCCGGGAACCGGACATAAAgttgatgatgaggatgtGCCACCACTGACCGTTAAGCATTACCTTCTAGACCATCGAAGAGATCATCGCGCATCAGTTTTGGGCCGATTTGATGTCTTGATGTTGAAGGATTTTTGACGGCGGCTCGCAGCATCCGCGAACACTATACGCGGTCGGAGAATGACGAGCGGAAAATGTTGAGAGAAAAGcatggaaaacaatcaatacaTTACGAGCTGCTTTATCATCGTTTTGGAATCTTGGTCGTTACACGGCGGTGCAATCAAGGGCGGAAATCGAGCGGACCAGCTGATCGTGCTCTCATCAGCAGGAAGGACACGGACTATTAACTCGCTGTGAGGGCGATTACGGATTACGGAAAATAGGAACAGCTCTGTAGAACTGTTATGAGCTTTAAAGTATCTGAGGCTTACTTAGCATAAGCGAGATTGCTAGAGTCTgcgaagaaagagaaaattacTTGCCTGGTTTGGAATTGGTCGTCGGGTCTAGCGCCGTCGTCCTCCGACTAATCCTTTGTCCTTGCTTTTCTGTAACGAACGGAACGGTTGttccagtgtcattctcatgacatgaacaGCCTAGCCTAGATTCGGAGGATTTCGCCGGTACGAACGGCCATCTCCACAGATTCCACAGATATTAATCGGGGTTTCCGGAAGTCCTCAAGCTTTAATTCACTCTTCGCGCTTAGCTTCCGTAATCTTCCGAGAAGGAGACaaataaagcaattaaaaagaAGGAAGTAGAACGTAACTTAATTTCTCAGTCATTAAACGAGTTCCGCGCACACCTTTTTCTCCACTTTCATATGATTGTCAATCCTGACAAcagcttcattttattgacaAGGAtggcgatttttgttttaaatcttAGCTGCTTACCACTTATTCTGTCACTTTCTATCGCTTCACTATTTCACTTGCTTTAAAAGAAACAGCTTGTAGTAAAAGCTAAACTAAAGAGGCAAGAAACAGAACAAACGCCtaataataatttcaaattACGTTTTGCCTGATTTTGTACTAAACTTCAAATTCATGAGAGCTGCTTTCCTTTCTACGAAATAAAAATCGACTTACGTATTTTGGTGttagaaaataagaaaaatccGATATCAAACAGTTCTGAATTTGGAATGAAATTTATCGAAATGGATTAAAGTATAAAATCTAACCTTTTCCTTCGTGTATCTTAACACCTGGACCCaacttgtgtgtgcgtgtgtgtgttagtattTCTTATTAGAACAAGCAATTTTACTTTAAGGCCACTATGGTTGCTCTCTccttgtttctctctctctctccctttcttaGCGAACTTGCAATAATTTGGTCGATTAGTACTCTCTCCCTCATAACGACTAGCTTAAGCTGATGGTAATTTACGGGTTTAGTAAATTAAAAGTTATCCCAAAAATTAGTCTCACAACTCGAAACCAGCCTATCGGACGTTTTTACCACGTCCAACTACAGCTCTGTACAAGAACGAACACAGCTAGCACTTATaactcacacaaaaaacgaaTCTGTAAACTAATGTAAAACCACAACAGATACTGAATACAATCAATATAATACCTATTTAAGTATACAGATGGCTGACGGAGTACGAGTAACGCATGAGCAACACAGCATAAGAAAATGTTAGAAAAACCCTTTTTGGTTAGAATAAGAAACAAACTAATCGAAAAAAGCTAAACAGAAACACTTAACTTTTCATTAGTTGAAATGGGAAGAGAAAAGTTAGTCATTGCAAACACAAAACTTCCACAAACGCTATTCGAAGGAGAAATAGGCGGGAAACAAAGTATTAACGGGAGTAGCTTTGGGCAGAAAAGAACACAAGAAGTATATTAAATGGTTGCTTAAGCTTTTTTTGGTATTGTATATAAAGTATGTAACCTAAAGACGAGTACAACATTCCCTACGAACCGGACACGAGACAGCATCCTAAAACTATAATCAATGGTATCATTCCAACGGAGCGGACGtacaaacaaaatcatttaCTAGttaggaaacaaacaaaactatttaCAACTAAACATGGACACTGCACTGCACCACACCTTACCTTTAAACAcgctaaaaaaaaatgttcttcATAACTGAGGAATAAATATtgtaaaaacaatttaaaaatattgccCCCCCGAAGGAACGACTTCGTGTCGCGGGCTGGGCTGGCTGGTCTACGGCTTGTCGCCGTGCACTCGGAACCGGTAGAGGCAGGTGTAGTGAATGTTGCCGTGGTTCGATTCGATGCGCAGCTCCACAATCTGTAGCGGACGCTGCCAGTCCCTGTTCTGCACCGGGAAGTACTGCACGCTACTGCCCAGCTGGTCCAGATACTCGTAGCTGCCTAGCAGGACAGGTTCGGGATCGTTCAGTGCTACCAGGCCCtgttggttgtggtggtgcgaGAGGAAGCAAAACACTTTAGCACTCTTGCCATGGTGAACGATGCTCACAAAATACTTCTTTACACAGAGCGCGAGAGTATACGGACATGCAATTAGTTAGGATGAACGACGGATAAGCTTTTAAAGCTAAAGGGGTACGGGTTCTAGAATTTAGATCCATCGCGTGGCTTCGAACCAAACGAACTAAAGgccgacacacacgcacactaccgACGATGCAACACGCATGGAGATACGATAGAAACACCTACCCAGACAGTGAAGTGCTTCGGGGCTGAGCTAATTGATCCGTTCGATACAAGCAGTTTGGAAATGTGCTCCAGCGTGAAGCCAGTCACGAGAATCTCGGTATTTAATTGTATGACTAGAAATAGAAGAGAAGATATCAGAGCAAACACAACAAGGTGGGCAGAGTGTTGCACTATTAGCGAGTTGCAAAAAGGGTAAGTTGAACGAGAATAAGGTGAacgaaaaatggaaatgaaggTAACGAAAGAATAAAATAGATAATAAATCATAAGAAAGAACACAGAAACAAATGAAATAATGAACGGGGAAAAAGGTacgaaacaaacacataaaTCGACCTATACGATGTACGTACTTTAAAAGTTTAGCTAACTTGTAGAAGATTTTCGACCCATTTTTAAACATCAACGGCATTTTCCAGTAGGCAGAGGGCAGAGGGAAAAAATGGCGTCGACGCTTAAAAATTGGAGCAGCAAAATCCTCTCTACTAAAGCCACCGCCGAACGCTACTCACCCAGATACCCCGGGAAGCCCTGGAACGCCCAACACTGGCCCGGTTCCATCGTGGGCGAAATGACCGTTCGCGGCGTGTTGGACGGATACCAGATCGGGATGATACCGAAAATGCGAAACTCGGCCGAGCTGGCCTGATAGCTTTCGGTGCACCGTGTCGACAGCACCTGACCGCCGGCCGACTCCAGCGCATAATCGACCATACCCGTCTTGTCCGCATCGTACACGACGAGCGCGTCGCGAACGATCCGCTTCACATCGTCCTCGGTAAGATTGGACGTGCttgtcgtcgtggtcgtcggtGCAGGATCACCGTCTCCACCCGCGGCCGCCTGTGCTTCTTCCCGCAACCGAACCATCATTTCCACACGCAACTGTTCGCCTACTTCCTTCATCAACCGACCCGCCGTTCGTTCGATTTCTTCCCGCACGTCCACAGTCACCTTCGCCTGAAGCTCCACGAGCCGCCGCTCCAGCTCGTCCCGTGCCACAAACAATCCATTAAGCCACGCCCGAAGATCCCCGTCGGCGATGTCTTGCTTTACGCTTAGCCCTAAAATGGTGATAATATTCTCGCGCACCACTCTGTTCACCCCCTCGTACCGTTCTTCCCGCAGCGCGTTCAATCGGTTATCAATGTCGGCCAACAGAGTCTGGTACAGTTTGTCGCTTTCTAGCCGATACGCTTTCAGCTGTTGCTCGAACAGTGCCTGATCTTGGCGCACCAGCTGAAGCCGTTCGTCCCATTGCGCGCTGCTGCTCAGCAACTGCTCGCTAAAGTGTGTCCTTAATGTCGGTTAGCTCTTTGCGCAGGTCGTCCACCAATGCTTCTCGATCGCGCTGCTCGGCAGCCACAGCACGTGCCTCGGACTGTACCGCACCGGCGATCCTTTGATCGATTAAAGCGCTCAGCCTGTCGGACGATAATATGCGTGCCAAAATTTCTTCCAGCTGCGGTCCGCCGATAACGTAGCGATTGTTCTGTACCGTAATGTGCTGCTCCACTAACCGCTGAATCTCGGCGATGTATTCCTTCGACAGTGCAACGTTGCTGCTACCATCCTTCGAGGTGGCTGCGGCCTGGTCAAACAGCCGCGGATAGTTCGCACGCAACGATTGCTGAACGCTCTGCCGCCACCCTATCAACGTCACCGTCGGTTAGCTGGTAGTTGTAGGACCTTAAGCTTTCCTCGATCACCTGCGCGACGGTGATTTCCGGTGGAGCGACACTCTTCGCCAGCGATTCAGTCGTCAACCGTGCAACCGTGGAGGCGTACTTTTGCTCCATCACGCCATCGATATATCCATCGATGTAGCGCATCAGCTCTTCAAATTCTTCCTTGCTTAGGGTACGCTGCAGCGTGGCACGTATGGCTTCCGGGTATGGAGTGTCTTTCCTgctggcaccaccaccacccatccAACTCCACGGCCAGCCGAACAGTGACGAAACGGTGGGCAGAAAAGCGGTGGCGGAAACCAGCTTCTCACGCAGGTTTGCATTCTGTTCGCTCAACAATCGATAGAAATACTCCACGTCCGGATCCGACTGCCTTAGATTGGAAGGCAGGATCCGGGACAGCgacgagagagcgagcgtgGCACGGGACGATGCAGGCAGAACGATCGTCTGATCTTCGTCCGCAAGTAGGAACGCTGGAAGCAGAGTTTCGTATTAATTTCACATATTTTAAGCTCTTACTGTACGTGTAGAAAGGCAGAAAAGGGGATAGGAGTGAAAGGAATTTAGCGCATGGATGTCGCCCTCTAACCTTCTCTTATCGATTAAAGTAACggttattttattacttttttggGGTTGTGGATTGACCGAAAGAATATACACCCGGATCCCAAAACGAGTCAGCAAACTTGGCCCACTTCACCTTCATCCCACACAAGGCTAGCACAAAACGAACACCGACCGCGAGAAGGATAGAGGACGGACATACCGAAAACTAAGCGAAAACAAttgaaataatataaaaagaagaaaggaaagtGCTTAAGAAGAACGCCacaaaacagacaaacagaaaaaagggcgATGTGCTTACCTGTCACAAGTAATGCAATGTTCCCTCGCCTAACAATCGCCCGAACATACGCTCCCCACGTCGTCAGCCTAAGTATAAGCATTTCTAAGGGGAAAATATTGCCGCTCTACTGGCGGCTCGgtaaaaggaaaggaaaaacgcgCGCCCGATCTcggttgcttttgtttgtttgacgcTGGACAATCGTGAACCGGCTGTCCGCTGTTGTTGCTCTCTTTATTCAACTTGCCGTGATCTGTCTCCGTCTTGTGAGGGATTGCTAATTGACACGTGCGCTCTTAAGTAACGTAAATGTAACCTCaatacaaaaaaggcaaagcaTTTCATGTAAAAGAATTGCAGAAAAAGACGAACATTGATTGgattgagagagaaagagtgtgtgtttggggaaACTGTTGCATACTGTATACTGTCCTGCTCCTCTATCCATTCTCTTATTTTCTTAAAGGTGTTTCGCTcttttgcttgctgtttgagGGATTATATGTTGAGCctggtttaaaaaaacacatgataaaacgattaaaaacCGTGTGCCTTATTCGCTTTTCGAGTAGCAAAGCACtaaaaatgaaagagagagagagagtgtgtgtgtttcctaTTGTCTTGATACTGGCTTGGGATAATCGTATTGATCGACTGCGTTGAATACCTATACGACGAGCATTACCTTCAATAAAACATATGGCATTTTCATATTGGTGGGGTGGTTGGGGACTCGCCTTTTTTGCCTAACATGCTACACATACTCGACTGTTAACATTAATCCTATTAAACGTACTCTAACGATATGAgccaagcaaaacacaaataaatggcaaacaagatgaagaaagaagaaaaaaaacgcttaacacacacacacacatgctaaCGCTGACCATGCCAATTGGCAGATTATTAGGCACTCGGCCCTTCGACCGCTTCTCGCTCCCACAACAGCTGGCGAACGGCATCGGCCGAACTCTGTGACGCCAGCATCAACCGGTCAAGGTAGAACCCGGTCCAATCGGACACATCGGTCCACCGGTCGCCGACGTATCGCTTCACCGATTCAGCATCGGGCAGCTGCACGTCGGGCATTTCCGGCATAAGGTCGGCAAGGTGCGGAAGTTTAAGTGCCGCAGGCAGGTCTGGCAAAGCAGACGGAAGGCTTGCGCGAACCGTGTCCAGCGCGGTAGGATCGAGATAGAGCAGGGTACCTGTTTTTGGAAGGTGTAGAGGGCGCATCGTTTTTGCAGAAGAAGGGACACGAGACGGGAAGTGGAAGGAGGGCGACAGAAAGAACTTTGGTTAGAAAAAACTCCACAAATGTCGTGTCACGATCAATTAGACTGGTATGGAATTGGAACTTTGTTCGAAATTTGGTGTACTTCTGGAAGTCGTGAGCTTACCTCCGATCAGCAAGAATGGTAGCAGAACCAGCAGAAACAGCAAGAAGCGACGCTTTCGCTGTCCACGTTGCAGCTGCTGTTCGCTGTTAGCTGCCGCCGTTTGCAGCAACCAAGCGTCCAGAAATAGGACGGATGAGATGAAGAGATAGATGCGCTTGAAAACGTTCACGAAGAAGGACATCATACCGTCGGACACACGGGCAAAGAAACCTAAAAGCGGAATAGTTCATTAGAACGCTGGTCCTAGTAACACTGAGACAGGAAGGAAAAGCATCGTCACACTGGGCTCACATACCTCGTTCGTCCTCGATGCGCGTGTAGTACATGTGGTGTTCCTCCCGGCGGCGGAACACGCTGCGCACGGAATCGACACACGTAAAGCAGAGCGTTACGATCGACAGGAAGAATCGGCTCACGATCGAACGCTGCTCGATCGTTGCACGGTGCTGCTGTCGGTGGGTGTTGCTGCTCCTGCTCTGCGACAGCCGCCCATCCGACTCATCGTTCGAATCGTACGGATTCGATCGAATCAACCGGGACCGGGCCGAGGTGTAGCGCTCCCGGATGTACGCTTCCTGCTCGGGATTGCGCTCGATCATCGTTTGCACCCGTTCGGCGTGCTTGTTTAAGCTGGGCCGTGACATGTTGGGCATCGCCACCAGGCCCGGTGCTACTTCGCGCCGATGGGGCGAAAGCTCCGAGTAGGTGTAATCCGTCTTCGGGTACTTGTTCCAGTATTCGCCCGCCTCCAGGTACTCTTTGTAGGCGGCATGCTGCTGCAACTCTTCCGGCGTAAGGATAACCTTAGCGGAGGCCAGCTTTTGGGCGGCATTCTTGGGCGTGCTCGTACGTATAACGGCAGCGGCGGCCGTCACGGAAGCCTTGCTACTTCGCGTGGCGGTTGAGTGGGTCTGCACCTTCTGCACGCCATCGGCATCTTTCTTTGGTGACGTCGAAAGCGTTTCCTTGCCGGCtgcggtggttgtggtggttcTTTCCTTATCATCCGCATTCGTTGcactgttgttggtgctggacTGTGTGATCGTTTGCCGGGTGCTGACCGTTTCCTTCCCGCCACCGATCACGACCGTCGTTTCCTGGACGGTTTTCGTCGTTGTGGTGGTATTGACGGTCGATTGCGTCAGCTGGCTCATTGCTTTGGACAGCTGTGCGTTTGCTGCCACGGCAGTTGCCGCCTGGCGGGCACGGTCCGGCGAGATATCCTCGGACGAGTAGTCTGACGTCACGTTACGAGCAGTTCGCGCGGGATTGGAGCGCGCTTGGGTCGGTGTAGCCGATTTCTGCACGACGCCGGCGGCGGCTGAAGGTTCCTCCTCCGCGATCACGCCGACCGTGGGCGGTTTGCGTACCTTCCGACCGGGTGACGTTTCCAACCCGTTCAGCTCACGTTCGCTGCTGACGCGTAGGTTCATCATGCCGGGAGTTTTCGAACGTGACCGTCGCCGGGTATCTATTACATCGCCGATACTCTGTGGTTGAGACATGGTGTATTCTGTACTGTTGACTGGTTGCCTTCCTATTTCACACTACCACCGCGTTTATTGCCCGAGTAGGtttattttgcttcgttttctcCTGCGTGACCATGAATTTCATCTGAAAGGAAGATAAAAAGATAAAGCAACATGAATGACTTATGCCGGGGGCACATAGGGCATAAAGATAAACAACCGGGCACGCATGATCACGTTGATACACAACAGAGCAACCCATGACCGATGGTATTCGTAGCAACATACAGCTCGCACaagtacacgcacacacaaaattgAAAGGTAGGCGGTTGGGGGGAACAGGCGTATTCATGCTCCACGATCGTCCCACTCGATCTTCACCATAAAAGCGCCACATTTCCGTTGTTTTCCGTCTTATTCACACAAAACAAGGCTAGAAATACTAGCATATTGACATTGAAATCCAATAGTGCCGAGCGGTTTCAAAACGCTTAAAGGTCTCGCGCGCCACCCTCAAAACCAGCCCAACAGCACCAAAGTAGGCGATGTGTAATTAACACTTCACATGCTTCGCCCCATTCATattcaccacacacacccgaTCCGCGCGGTGATACgttaaaatgtaaacaatcttTTACAACTACTGGCTAGGGGGGATGTGATAGGGTTGCTCGCTTATTTCTTCATTACATTCgttataaattaaattattctaGTTTTAAAATCATCAAGCACGCAACCTTCCTTTCAACGCGCTTCGGAACGGGGCTTTTTAAAGGGCTAAAAGACGGCGTGTGTTGGCGTGCGGCTTAAATGCTCTTCCCTCTTTCGTACGCTTCTTCACATCAACCAGATCCGTGCGAATAAAAATTCAGCTGCAGTTTAAAGAGCTCCCGGTCACCCGGCCTCTTCCAGCGACTTCTTCCCGTACGGTGCAACATCATAGCATCAATTCTTATGTTTTTATTCTCTATTCGTTCGCTTTAACGCACCACCGGACGGGCTGGCTGGGTGCGCATGGGACGCATCTGTTAAAAATAGGATCGTCGTAAACAAGTGCgtcacccatcatcatcaccgtcgtcGTGCTCGAATGTTGTACGCAGAATATGTTAAACGGTTCTTGAgtgctgcgtgtgtgtgtgtgtgtgttggtgtgaaaCAAGCCTGGACTAGGTTTCTTCTACTTCTGCCTCGTGTACGATTGCTTTCGTTTAAAATGCGCACGCCGTTGGTCGTATCGGTAACGGCAGTTGGAGGTTTTCGAATTTTTGATTATTCGCGTTCCTTCGCATTCTATGCTGCCCCACCCTACTCAGCATGCTTGCCGGCCGTGACGGGGGCTAGCTTGTTTGCACCGTGAAGAAGCCGGATTAGGGTGGTCGATCAAGCGGCCCAAAAAGCTTGTGTGCGAGCACATTAGACAATTGGTGCGTGCGTCTGTGTTGGTTATCTTGCGGCGAGAGTCGGTGATAAAACGTCGCTGCTcttgaaatttaaaagaagCTTGTATCAATCATCGTTCGAACAGACGAGCGAGCGTGAGTGTTTGCCGCTGCGTCTTTCTGACCCCATTTCCCATGGGTTGATCGATCATCGTCACAATTTATGCTCCTCGGCGGTCCACCACTTCAGAAGCATTCGAGGCATCATCGAAACGGGCAGAGAAATCAAGAGGTTTGATGcggttaaaaataaacaaactcacTTGAGCCACACAGTAAGCGATCGCTCCACTGTACAGGAAATTGGTAGGAAACATGATCACACCGCAGCCCACGGGAAAGCCCAGCTGCATCCCGCCGTCCAACACTTTTCCCTCGCGCGGGCAAGAAAACCAAGCCATACAATACAAACAAAGT
It contains:
- the LOC118514491 gene encoding LOW QUALITY PROTEIN: uncharacterized protein LOC118514491 (The sequence of the model RefSeq protein was modified relative to this genomic sequence to represent the inferred CDS: deleted 2 bases in 2 codons), with amino-acid sequence MSQPQSIGDVIDTRRRSRSKTPGMMNLRVSSERELNGLETSPGRKVRKPPTVGVIAEEEPSAAAGVVQKSATPTQARSNPARTARNVTSDYSSEDISPDRARQAATAVAANAQLSKAMSQLTQSTVNTTTTTKTVQETTVVIGGGKETVSTRQTITQSSTNNSATNADDKERTTTTTAAGKETLSTSPKKDADGVQKVQTHSTATRSSKASVTAAAAVIRTSTPKNAAQKLASAKVILTPEELQQHAAYKEYLEAGEYWNKYPKTDYTYSELSPHRREVAPGLVAMPNMSRPSLNKHAERVQTMIERNPEQEAYIRERYTSARSRLIRSNPYDSNDESDGRLSQSRSSNTHRQQHRATIEQRSIVSRFFLSIVTLCFTCVDSVRSVFRRREEHHMYYTRIEDERGFFARVSDGMMSFFVNVFKRIYLFISSVLFLDAWLLQTAAANSEQQLQRGQRKRRFLLFLLVLLPFLLIGAFLLADEDQTIVLPASSRATLALSSLSRILPSNLRQSDPDVEYFYRLLSEQNANLREKLVSATAFLPTVSSLFGWPWSWMGGGGASRKDTPYPEAIRATLQRTLSKEEFEELMRYIDGYIDGVMEQKYASTVARLTTESLAKSVAPPEITVAQVIEESLRSYNYQLTDGDVDRVAQSVQQSLRANYPRLFDQAAATSKDGSSNVALSKEYIAEIQRLVEQHITVQNNRYVIGGPQLEEILARILSSDRLSALIDQRIAGAVQSEARAVAAEQRDREALVDDLRKELTDIKTHFSEQLLSSSAQWDERLQLVRQDQALFEQQLKAYRLESDKLYQTLLADIDNRLNALREERYEGVNRVVRENIITILGLSVKQDIADGDLRAWLNGLFVARDELERRLVELQAKVTVDVREEIERTAGRLMKEVGEQLRVEMMVRLREEAQAAAGGDGDPAPTTTTTSTSNLTEDDVKRIVRDALVVYDADKTGMVDYALESAGGQVLSTRCTESYQASSAEFRIFGIIPIWYPSNTPRTVISPTMEPGQCWAFQGFPGYLVIQLNTEILVTGFTLEHISKLLVSNGSISSAPKHFTVWGLVALNDPEPVLLGSYEYLDQLGSSVQYFPVQNRDWQRPLQIVELRIESNHGNIHYTCLYRFRVHGDKP